In a genomic window of Helianthus annuus cultivar XRQ/B chromosome 10, HanXRQr2.0-SUNRISE, whole genome shotgun sequence:
- the LOC110880711 gene encoding proline-rich protein 36-like codes for MVSSSDKGVSDTVDPMAVVSDDEIQSEGDVYTSDTTSTDDDDFQSFSLPDIGIEIQPADGIPAGDLPLAVIPAPVPLAAFPMVDVPLDVVPDDDIDLFEEGPPEDDYEGGAPIDVDAILPIAEAHVEELPLGLPVPDSLESVASASLHDQGVQHHSPDADPDVAMSAAPVFPPDFDPDHEIGFIHMDQPLEAPVAPIDPLFDIPADFDMDLVDPEPVMAPEPAVAPDPAPEHDPVLDDAPALVPPIADLPIAAPPLVDVPVVDAPLPDPVPALVNRTPFASHIDPHYADTRNGWIEDDDDYPPFVLPVTPPVAPVSAPTDIPLFPLHTTDVHRTDLPITFLQDIPPARPGEGSSRQPPVSVPPVLSSSFPFTSQFPHVAPPTAPSFIPPSEPFLWTTPHVMPLSDPYHPFHVGYTTEDILASLQLQQDTLSRRIQELERAPCPPCHCQTPFAAPHTPRPLPLIQTFVS; via the exons atggtttCCTCTTCCGATAAAGGAGTATCGGACACAGTGGACCCTATGGCAGTTGTGTCAGACGATGAGATACAATCAGAGGGAGACGTGTATACGTCAGACACCACGAGTACAGACGACGATGATTTTCAGTCGTTCTCTCTGCCAGACATCGGAATTGAGATTCAGCCTGCTGATGGCATTCCTGCTGGGGATCTAcctcttgcggtgatccctgctcctgttcCGCTTGCTGCTTTCCCCATGGTGGATGTGCCACTCGATGTCGTACCTGATGACGACATTGATCTGTTCGAGGAGGGTCCCCCTGAGGACGactatgagggcggggccccGATTGATGTTGATGCTATCCTTCCTATTGCTGAGGCCCATGTAGAGGAGCTTCCTCTTGGTTTACCTGTCCCAGATTCGttggagtctgtggcatctgcgtcCTTGCACGATCAGGGTGTGCAGCATCACTCTCCTGACGCTGACCCCGACGTAGCGATGTCAGCTGCACCTG TTTTTCCTCCTGACTTCGATCCTGATCACGAGATCGGGTTTATTCATATGGACCAGCCCTTAGAGGCGCCAGTGGCTCCCATTGATCCGTTGTTTGACATTCCTGCTGATTTTGATATGGACCTTGTTGACCCTGAGCCTGTCATGGCCCCAGAGCCTGCTGTTGCTCCTGATCCTGCAccagagcatgaccctgttcttGATGATGCACCAGCTCTCGTACCACCCATTGCTGACCTTCCCATTGCTGCACCACCATTGGTGGATGTTCCTGTTGTTGATGCACCTTTACCCGATCCCGTGCCGGCTTTGGTTAACCGTACACCTTTTGCTTCTCACATAGATCCTCATTATGCTGACACCCGCAACGGGTGGATCGAGGATGATGACGACTACCCACCGTTTGTGCTACCTGTCACTCCTCCCGTAGCACCTGTTTCTGCACCCACTGATATTCCATTGTTTCCCCTACACACCACTGACGTTCATCGCACTGATCTTCCCATTACGTTcctccaggacataccgccaGCTCGTCCTGGAGAGGGTTCATCGAGGCAGCCGCCTGTTTCTGTTCCACCCGTACTGTCATCATCTTTTCCGTTCACATCTCAGTTTCCTCAtgttgcaccacctactgcaccCTCTTTCATACCACCGAGCGAGCCATTTTTATGGACTACGCCCCATGTTATGCCCTTATCTGACCCGTACCACCCATTTCATGTGGGGTACACTACGGAGGATATACTTGCGTCACTGCAGCTACAGCAGGACACCCTGAGCCGTCGTattcaggagttggagagagctccatgTCCACCTTGTCACTGTCAGACCCCCTTTGCAGCACCACACACTCCCCGTCCGCTTCCCCTGATTCAGACGTTCGTTTCTtga